Below is a window of Gemmatimonadota bacterium DNA.
GACTCTACTTGCTGATACGCGCGGCAGGCGCCTTGTCCGAAAGTGTTCGCCGGTTGCGGCGCGAAACCGGCGATGTCCGCCACGACCATGCCGATCACGCGCACGGGGCGGGTCGCGGCTGCCGGCATATGCCCAGTGCAGCCGAGATTGATACGGTCGGCAGCCGGCATGCGGCGGCTGGCGTGGTTTTGGCCATTGGACTGCGTCCTTGCAGCGGAGCCGTGTTTGTGCTGATCCTCGCCATCGCGATGGATTTGATCTGGTATGGCGCGCTGTCCGTGATCGCCATGTCCATAGGTACCGCGATCACCATTGTCGTCCTGGCCATTATTGCGACAGAGGCGCGAGCATGGGCGAGCACGGTGGTCGCTCACCGCTCACCGCTGTGGACACTGGCGGCCGCAGGCCTGGGCGCGCTTGGCGGCACCCTCCTGATACTGCTGGCGCTGTGGGCGCTGAACGCGTCGTTTGCAATGAAACCAGCAATGGGTCTGTAAAGGGCGGGCTTAGCATGGTTTTTCACGCGGATGGTCATGTTGCAACTAGTTGACAAACCTGGATTCTCACCCCTTCGGGCCGGCATCGGAGCGCGTCTCGCGCTTGCTGGTGTCGCCGCCGGTCTGTTGTGGTTTGCGGTCGTCTGGGCCCTGATATGAGTGCGCCAATGGACAGTACAATCTTGCGATTCGATAATCTGACCCTCGGATACGACCGCCACCCTGCGGTCCATCATCTGGATTACGCCATCCGTGCCGGTGCCCTTGTCGCTGTGGTGGGACCGAACGGTGCCGGAAAGTCGACGCTGTTAAAAGGGACCGCCGGCAGCCTCGCGCCGCTCGGCGGCGAGATCAGGTTGACGGGGATTGAAACCCCGGAAATCGCGTACCTCCCACAGCAGTCCGAAATCGATCGAGGTTTTCCGATCTCGGTCTTCGACATGGTGGCCATGGGGTTGTGGCGAAAGACCGGGGCTTTCCGCCGATTCGGACGGGCGGGCTGCCGGAAGATAGGCGAGGCCTTGGATATCGTGGGGCTGGGTGGTTTCGAGCGGCGCCCCATCGGCACCCTCTCCGGCGGACAAATGCAACGTTCCCTGTTCGCCCGCCTGCTCCTCCAGGATGCGCGGCTGATTCTCTTGGACGAGCCGTTCGCGTCCATCGATTCGGCGACCGTGCGTGATCTCAAGGGACTTATTCGTCGCTGGCACGGGGAGCGGCGAACGGTGGTCGCCGTCTTGCACGACCTGGATCAGGTTCGGACGGATTTCCCGGAAACCCTTCTGCTGGCTCGCGAACAGATTGCCGCCGGTCCGACGGAGGACGTTCTTTCTCCAGCGAATCTCGATCTAGCGCGCCGGCTCACCGAGGCCTTTGACGAAGGAGCGGCCGTATGTGGGAGATGAACGCCAGAGCTTCCTGCCTTCCAGCGGAGGACGCGTGATGTACGATGCCGTCATCGCCCCCTTCGTCGAATTCGGCTTCATGCGCCGGGCCCTGGTCGGGTGCCTTGCCCTTTCACTGGGGGCGACCCCCATAGGGGTGTTCCTGACCTTGAGGCGGATGAGCCTGACGGGGGATGCCATGGCCCATGCGATTCTTCCCGGCGCGGCGCTCGGAT
It encodes the following:
- a CDS encoding metal ABC transporter ATP-binding protein; amino-acid sequence: MDSTILRFDNLTLGYDRHPAVHHLDYAIRAGALVAVVGPNGAGKSTLLKGTAGSLAPLGGEIRLTGIETPEIAYLPQQSEIDRGFPISVFDMVAMGLWRKTGAFRRFGRAGCRKIGEALDIVGLGGFERRPIGTLSGGQMQRSLFARLLLQDARLILLDEPFASIDSATVRDLKGLIRRWHGERRTVVAVLHDLDQVRTDFPETLLLAREQIAAGPTEDVLSPANLDLARRLTEAFDEGAAVCGR